In Methanococcoides sp. LMO-2, a single window of DNA contains:
- the thrC gene encoding threonine synthase, giving the protein MSKVIGLKCRECGAEYEAGIQNTCYECFGPLEVHYDWDEIQDTASKEKIARGPPSIWRYADLLPIDGTNYVDLGSGYNKLHHAKNLGKELGLKELYILDDSVNPTNSFKDRVTSVAVSKALELGATAIGCASTGNLASAVGAHAAKAGIPAYVFIPSSIETGKITQMLTYDPNVIAVDGTYDDANRLASEVADQNPDWAFVNINVRPYYTEGSRTLAFETAEQLGWNAPDHIVAPLGSGALLCALTRGYKELEKIGFIDGSSCIRISGSQPSGCSPISTAVQNDTEVIPIRELDTIAHSLAIGNPADGYYAKQAIQTSGGYAASVTNEEILEAIRLLASTEGIFTEPAGGTTVAGLKSLVESGHIDPDERTVVYVTGNGLKAQDTIAGAVERPESIKPSYSEFTKKLNNITKTNN; this is encoded by the coding sequence ATGAGTAAAGTAATTGGATTAAAATGCAGAGAATGTGGTGCTGAATATGAGGCTGGTATCCAAAATACCTGCTACGAATGTTTCGGACCACTTGAAGTACACTACGACTGGGATGAAATACAGGACACGGCAAGTAAAGAAAAGATAGCAAGAGGTCCTCCATCTATCTGGAGATATGCAGACCTTCTTCCGATAGATGGAACGAATTATGTTGATCTTGGTTCAGGCTACAATAAATTGCATCATGCAAAGAACCTCGGTAAAGAACTGGGACTTAAGGAATTATACATTCTTGACGATTCCGTGAATCCCACGAATTCATTCAAGGACAGGGTCACTTCAGTTGCAGTAAGCAAGGCCCTGGAACTCGGTGCCACTGCAATTGGCTGTGCATCCACCGGAAACCTCGCATCCGCAGTAGGAGCACATGCTGCAAAAGCTGGAATTCCGGCATACGTCTTCATACCTTCCTCCATTGAGACCGGTAAGATAACACAGATGCTCACATACGATCCAAACGTCATAGCTGTTGACGGGACATATGATGATGCAAACCGCCTTGCAAGTGAGGTTGCTGACCAGAATCCCGACTGGGCATTTGTAAACATAAATGTCAGACCATACTACACGGAAGGATCCAGGACCCTTGCGTTTGAAACTGCCGAGCAGCTTGGATGGAATGCTCCTGATCACATCGTTGCACCGCTTGGAAGCGGAGCACTGCTTTGTGCATTGACCAGAGGTTACAAGGAACTTGAAAAGATAGGGTTCATAGATGGAAGCAGTTGCATCAGAATATCCGGTTCACAGCCAAGCGGATGTTCCCCAATATCGACCGCTGTTCAGAACGATACAGAAGTCATCCCGATAAGGGAACTTGACACAATTGCACACAGCCTAGCTATCGGAAATCCTGCTGACGGATACTATGCAAAGCAGGCGATCCAGACTTCAGGAGGTTATGCTGCATCCGTAACGAACGAGGAGATACTTGAGGCTATCCGCCTGCTTGCAAGTACTGAAGGAATTTTCACAGAACCTGCCGGCGGAACAACAGTTGCTGGTCTTAAGAGCCTTGTAGAAAGCGGCCATATTGACCCCGATGAAAGAACAGTTGTATATGTAACAGGTAATGGTCTGAAAGCACAGGATACGATTGCGGGGGCAGTTGAGAGACCGGAGTCCATAAAACCATCATATTCCGAATTCACAAAGAAGCTCAACAATATCACAAAAACCAACAATTAA
- a CDS encoding ubiquitin-like small modifier protein 1 translates to MVSIRFSSALNNITKTRSANIDLGTVTIKTLFDRLTREYGDEFERRLLQDGEVRRFVNVYVNGEDIRHLSGLDTKISDTDEISILPAVSGG, encoded by the coding sequence ATGGTATCTATAAGATTTTCATCAGCACTTAACAACATAACAAAAACGAGATCCGCAAATATCGATCTGGGTACTGTTACAATAAAGACCCTTTTTGATAGACTTACACGCGAGTACGGGGATGAGTTCGAAAGACGCCTGCTTCAGGACGGTGAAGTACGAAGGTTCGTAAATGTCTATGTCAATGGAGAAGACATAAGACACCTTTCAGGACTTGACACCAAAATATCCGATACTGACGAAATATCAATTTTGCCAGCAGTAAGCGGTGGCTGA
- a CDS encoding ABC transporter substrate-binding protein: protein MMKLRIGHLSTMYHTSFILMGTDWLEKAGIEPEWKLFGGGPAIVHALENNELDIGYIGLPPTMIGIDGGLDVRCIAGGHVEGTVMIATPEFRTLEECGYDKRNFLEQFKGHLIACPPSGSIHDVIIRNYIKEAGFENDIDVLNYEWADMIPEAIADGEIKVAVGTPSLAVVAKRYCDTKMVIPPEKLWPDNPSYGIVATCVMIENSPDTLLKFIKLHENACEFIRENTKEASKLVSDTIEIIDADFVKEMYEVSPKYSAGISENYIGSTMRFVDVLNELGYISKKLEQKDIFDLRFVEELEL from the coding sequence ATGATGAAATTGAGAATCGGACACCTTTCTACCATGTACCATACCTCATTCATACTGATGGGGACAGACTGGCTTGAAAAAGCAGGCATTGAACCTGAGTGGAAACTTTTTGGAGGAGGACCTGCGATCGTCCATGCACTCGAGAATAACGAGCTGGACATCGGATATATCGGCCTGCCTCCCACAATGATAGGGATCGATGGCGGATTAGATGTCAGGTGTATTGCAGGCGGTCATGTTGAAGGAACTGTGATGATAGCCACTCCTGAATTCCGGACCCTCGAAGAATGTGGATATGACAAGAGAAATTTTCTGGAACAATTTAAAGGGCATTTAATAGCCTGTCCACCTTCCGGCTCCATTCATGATGTGATCATCAGGAACTATATTAAGGAAGCAGGGTTTGAGAATGACATCGATGTCCTGAACTACGAGTGGGCAGACATGATCCCCGAAGCAATAGCAGACGGGGAGATCAAAGTTGCAGTTGGGACACCATCACTTGCTGTTGTGGCAAAAAGGTACTGTGATACAAAAATGGTGATACCGCCTGAAAAGCTGTGGCCTGATAATCCAAGTTACGGGATAGTTGCAACCTGTGTCATGATCGAGAACTCACCTGATACTCTTTTGAAGTTCATTAAATTGCATGAAAATGCCTGTGAATTCATTCGTGAAAATACAAAAGAGGCATCAAAGCTCGTTTCCGATACCATTGAAATAATAGATGCCGACTTTGTGAAAGAGATGTATGAAGTATCACCAAAATACTCAGCAGGCATATCAGAAAATTACATTGGTTCCACTATGAGATTCGTAGATGTGTTGAACGAACTCGGATATATCTCAAAGAAGCTCGAGCAGAAAGATATCTTTGACCTTCGTTTTGTTGAAGAGCTGGAACTTTAA
- the cysN gene encoding sulfate adenylyltransferase subunit CysN, with product MKDSGSLIEQNQNIDLLRFATAGSVDDGKSTLIGRLLYDSKSIFEDQLNLIKTFSKTHRNQEIDYSLVTDGLKSEREQGITIDVAYRFYSTPKRRFIIADTPGHEQYTRNMATGASNASLALILIDARNGVVTQTKRHSFISSLLGIRNFVVAVNKMDLVDYSEEVFENIVSEFNAFADKLSDESIYFIPISALKGDNVIDRSENMPWYKGSTLLDYLENVNVTGGRNLNDFRFPVQYVNWGGGDDFRGYCGTIASGVIHKGDEVRVLPSGKTSKISRIVTYDGDLDHAFAPMAVTLCLEDDIDISRGDMIAKVDDLPVIAGSLEANIVWMDSDPMEIGKDYVIKHTTSMVKGSFSEVLHEFDPEDISMRSSEFLSLNEIGKVKVELKAPIFADIYSENKITGSFIVIDPHTNQTAAAGMVTKYKQVSPDKACKAVKPRVIRYLGDKKEEAQANYDRLSMQGTHCIYVDDELLQENICKGIPVDSAQYSDTIEGLCEIVTRSGVSVVLCSDHVNS from the coding sequence TTGAAGGATTCTGGCTCTTTGATAGAACAAAATCAGAATATCGACCTGTTAAGGTTTGCCACTGCAGGAAGTGTGGATGATGGCAAATCAACCCTTATCGGGAGATTGTTATATGATTCAAAATCAATATTCGAGGATCAGCTGAATCTGATAAAGACATTCTCGAAGACCCACAGGAACCAGGAGATCGACTACTCACTGGTAACCGATGGTCTGAAATCAGAACGTGAACAGGGAATCACGATCGATGTCGCATACAGGTTCTATTCGACCCCCAAGAGGCGTTTTATTATTGCCGATACTCCCGGGCATGAGCAATACACAAGGAACATGGCAACAGGTGCATCTAATGCATCCCTCGCCCTGATCCTTATTGACGCCAGGAATGGAGTTGTGACGCAGACAAAACGCCATTCGTTCATCTCGTCCCTTCTCGGGATCCGGAACTTTGTGGTAGCGGTTAACAAAATGGATCTTGTGGATTATTCAGAAGAAGTGTTCGAGAACATTGTGAGCGAGTTCAATGCTTTTGCTGATAAGTTATCAGATGAATCAATTTACTTCATACCCATAAGTGCCCTTAAAGGTGACAATGTCATCGATCGAAGTGAAAATATGCCCTGGTATAAGGGATCCACATTGCTTGATTATCTGGAGAATGTGAATGTAACAGGTGGTCGCAACCTTAATGATTTCAGGTTCCCAGTCCAGTATGTTAACTGGGGCGGAGGCGATGATTTCAGGGGTTATTGTGGTACAATAGCTTCGGGAGTGATCCACAAAGGAGATGAAGTGAGAGTGCTCCCATCAGGTAAGACAAGCAAAATTTCAAGGATCGTTACGTATGACGGTGACCTTGATCATGCCTTTGCTCCCATGGCAGTGACCCTCTGTCTTGAGGATGACATTGACATAAGCCGCGGTGATATGATCGCGAAGGTTGATGATCTTCCTGTAATTGCCGGAAGTCTGGAGGCAAACATCGTATGGATGGACAGCGATCCCATGGAGATTGGGAAGGATTATGTGATCAAGCATACTACCAGCATGGTAAAGGGAAGTTTCTCTGAAGTGCTTCACGAGTTCGACCCAGAGGATATCAGCATGAGATCTTCGGAGTTCCTGAGCTTAAATGAGATCGGAAAGGTCAAGGTCGAGTTAAAGGCCCCGATATTTGCCGACATTTACTCTGAGAACAAGATCACAGGTTCGTTCATTGTGATCGATCCTCACACCAACCAGACAGCTGCTGCTGGTATGGTCACTAAATACAAGCAGGTATCTCCTGACAAAGCCTGCAAAGCTGTCAAGCCCAGGGTTATCAGGTATCTGGGAGACAAAAAAGAAGAGGCACAGGCGAATTATGATCGCCTTTCCATGCAGGGTACGCATTGTATCTATGTGGATGATGAGCTGCTACAGGAAAACATCTGCAAGGGAATTCCGGTTGATAGTGCGCAATATTCCGACACTATTGAGGGTCTGTGTGAGATCGTTACAAGATCCGGTGTTTCTGTGGTCTTGTGTTCTGATCATGTGAACAGTTGA
- the cysD gene encoding sulfate adenylyltransferase subunit CysD produces the protein MASVEESYHLSNLKTLEAESIGIIREVAAEFENPVMLYSVGKDSSVMAHLAIKAFYPKKVPFPLLHIDTGYKFPEMYEFRDYYTKKHDLDLKVHRNEEALKRGVNPLTVGTVKCCAELKTKALLDGLKEGGYDAAFGGARRDEEKSRAKERIFSFRDKHGQWNPKDQKPELWNLFNSKIDPGESIRIFPLSNWTELDIWTYIYHENIEIVPLYFAKKRPVIEKHGQLIPVYTDEHEEEVKEVMCRFRTLGCHYCTGAVRSEADTLPKIIEEMMVARHSERITRVIDHDQDSSMEQKKKEGYF, from the coding sequence ATGGCAAGTGTGGAAGAATCTTATCATCTTTCAAATTTAAAGACACTTGAAGCCGAAAGCATAGGCATTATCCGAGAGGTTGCTGCAGAATTTGAAAATCCGGTGATGTTGTATTCTGTGGGCAAGGACTCGTCAGTGATGGCCCATCTGGCTATCAAGGCCTTTTACCCGAAAAAGGTGCCTTTCCCCTTATTGCACATTGATACGGGATACAAGTTCCCTGAAATGTATGAGTTCAGGGATTACTATACAAAGAAGCATGATCTTGACCTGAAAGTTCATAGGAATGAGGAGGCTCTCAAAAGAGGGGTAAATCCCCTTACAGTGGGAACGGTCAAATGTTGTGCCGAGCTTAAGACGAAAGCTCTCCTTGACGGACTAAAGGAAGGCGGCTATGATGCAGCCTTTGGTGGTGCCCGAAGGGACGAAGAGAAATCAAGGGCAAAGGAGAGGATATTTTCCTTCCGTGACAAACATGGGCAGTGGAACCCAAAGGACCAGAAACCCGAATTGTGGAATCTTTTCAATTCAAAGATCGATCCCGGGGAGTCTATCAGGATATTCCCGCTCTCAAACTGGACAGAGCTTGATATCTGGACATATATCTACCATGAGAATATTGAGATCGTTCCACTTTACTTTGCGAAGAAAAGGCCGGTCATCGAGAAGCATGGTCAGCTAATTCCGGTCTATACGGATGAGCACGAGGAGGAGGTCAAGGAGGTCATGTGCCGTTTCAGGACACTGGGATGCCATTACTGTACAGGTGCAGTAAGGTCAGAGGCAGACACCCTCCCGAAGATAATTGAGGAGATGATGGTTGCCCGTCATTCCGAGCGTATCACAAGGGTGATCGATCACGACCAGGATAGTTCCATGGAGCAAAAGAAGAAGGAGGGATACTTTTGA
- a CDS encoding phosphoadenylyl-sulfate reductase, with protein MPEPDKELIKEMEQFAEEYKSRSPQEILEYALNRFGSGISIAFSGAEDVVLIDMATKIMSDVSVFSIDTGRLHPETYKFFEVVRDHYNIDLEVFFANREKTEELVHKKGMFSFYKDGHKECCAARKVDPLNRSLSRRSAWITGQRKDQSPNTRADIPVVELDPVFGDGMLVKFNPLANWTSRQVWDYIRENDVPYNELHEKGYVSIGCEPCTRPVLPGQHEREGRWWWEEATKKECGLHSGNISSRD; from the coding sequence ATGCCGGAGCCAGATAAGGAATTAATAAAAGAAATGGAACAATTTGCTGAAGAATATAAGAGCAGATCACCACAGGAGATCCTTGAGTATGCACTGAACAGGTTTGGTTCAGGTATCTCTATCGCATTCAGTGGTGCTGAGGATGTTGTGCTCATTGATATGGCGACAAAGATCATGTCAGATGTGAGTGTATTCTCCATTGATACGGGGCGTCTTCATCCTGAAACCTACAAATTCTTCGAAGTGGTGCGGGATCATTACAACATTGATCTGGAGGTCTTCTTCGCGAACAGGGAAAAGACCGAGGAACTGGTTCACAAGAAGGGTATGTTTTCCTTCTACAAGGACGGGCACAAAGAATGTTGTGCTGCCAGAAAGGTCGATCCACTCAATCGTTCCCTTAGCAGGAGGTCTGCATGGATCACAGGCCAGCGCAAGGACCAGAGCCCCAACACACGTGCCGACATTCCTGTTGTAGAGTTAGATCCTGTATTTGGAGACGGCATGCTTGTAAAGTTCAATCCTCTGGCGAACTGGACCTCCAGGCAGGTCTGGGATTACATCAGGGAAAACGATGTTCCGTACAATGAACTCCATGAGAAGGGATATGTCAGCATTGGTTGTGAACCATGCACAAGACCCGTTCTGCCGGGACAGCATGAACGTGAAGGACGCTGGTGGTGGGAAGAAGCCACTAAAAAAGAATGTGGACTTCATTCGGGGAACATCAGTTCCCGGGATTGA
- a CDS encoding 4Fe-4S binding protein, whose product MGNKTINYDRLKQGGFLRQRQKEDLFSMRLRVVGGQLTADQLRALADASEKYGRGEVHITARQGLEISYVPFDDAEDLLDELEKGDVHQGTCGPRVRGVVACQGNLICPRGLIDSEDIAKKIDEKYFAMELPGKFKFAVTGCPSSCMKPQENDLGVMGGLEPEWVKDKCTYCGLCQTVCPVDAIKVENGGLEFYRDKCNLCGQCLLICPTEAWVKSREGYTVYVGGKVGKHPRLGVKLTELVDENTLFRIIERSVEFFKIEATSGERFGDTIQRVGFEEFKAFVLE is encoded by the coding sequence ATGGGTAATAAGACTATCAACTATGACAGGCTCAAACAAGGCGGTTTTCTTCGCCAGAGGCAGAAGGAAGACCTTTTCTCAATGCGACTTCGTGTCGTTGGGGGTCAGCTGACCGCTGATCAGCTCAGGGCACTTGCAGATGCTTCCGAGAAGTATGGAAGAGGGGAGGTCCACATAACTGCACGGCAGGGACTTGAGATCTCATATGTTCCGTTCGATGATGCAGAGGACCTTCTTGATGAGCTTGAGAAAGGAGATGTTCATCAGGGTACCTGTGGACCCAGGGTCCGCGGAGTAGTTGCATGTCAGGGAAATCTCATTTGTCCGCGTGGACTGATCGATTCGGAGGATATTGCAAAGAAGATCGATGAGAAGTACTTTGCCATGGAACTTCCCGGCAAGTTCAAATTTGCAGTTACTGGCTGTCCGTCATCATGTATGAAGCCACAGGAGAATGATCTTGGAGTAATGGGGGGACTTGAGCCGGAATGGGTAAAGGATAAATGTACCTATTGTGGCCTCTGTCAAACAGTGTGTCCCGTGGATGCGATAAAGGTCGAGAATGGTGGCCTGGAATTTTACAGGGACAAATGTAATCTCTGTGGACAATGTCTCCTGATATGCCCGACAGAAGCATGGGTGAAGTCCCGTGAAGGTTACACGGTCTATGTTGGTGGCAAGGTCGGTAAACATCCAAGGCTTGGTGTCAAACTGACCGAGCTTGTGGATGAGAACACCCTGTTCAGGATAATCGAAAGGTCCGTGGAGTTCTTCAAGATCGAAGCAACTTCAGGAGAGCGGTTTGGAGATACTATCCAGCGTGTGGGCTTTGAAGAGTTCAAGGCTTTTGTGCTGGAATGA
- a CDS encoding inorganic phosphate transporter, translated as MIIALAAIASAIFMGINIGGNNAAAAMGPAYGARARTKRQAVILIAIFSLLGALISGEEVIRTLGEGIIPGNTITITAAIIATSAAAISLFIGNILKVPISASQSAVGAIVGIGIFYGILDTQLLSQIAGWWIVTPILAFVLAYLSGKYIHPRLVVWLVEHESEAEIRSTIGKLLTVTGCYVAYSAGANNAANAVGPLVGAGFVDATTGAVIGGLTLGIGAIVIGGRVLQTVGTDIAEICTIRAIFIEVIVAIIVHVASHYGIPVALGQLVPAAVIGIGCANNGMATMKNRMVRRIVVMWVISPLVAGLMAYTAISLIS; from the coding sequence ATGATCATAGCACTGGCTGCAATTGCATCTGCGATCTTCATGGGGATCAACATCGGCGGGAACAATGCAGCTGCTGCCATGGGGCCAGCATATGGTGCAAGGGCCCGTACTAAAAGACAGGCAGTGATATTGATAGCAATATTTTCCCTTCTCGGTGCCCTGATCAGTGGTGAAGAGGTCATCAGGACCCTTGGCGAAGGAATTATTCCAGGCAATACAATTACCATTACAGCAGCTATCATTGCAACAAGTGCAGCTGCCATCAGCCTGTTCATAGGGAACATACTAAAGGTCCCGATATCAGCAAGCCAGTCAGCAGTAGGTGCTATTGTAGGAATCGGTATATTCTACGGGATACTCGATACCCAACTGCTTTCACAGATAGCAGGCTGGTGGATCGTTACTCCGATACTTGCATTCGTTCTAGCTTATCTTTCCGGCAAATATATTCACCCCCGACTTGTGGTATGGCTTGTGGAACATGAATCGGAAGCAGAAATAAGAAGCACTATCGGAAAACTCCTGACGGTGACCGGTTGTTATGTTGCCTATTCGGCAGGTGCAAACAATGCTGCCAATGCTGTCGGTCCTCTCGTAGGAGCAGGATTTGTGGACGCAACAACAGGAGCTGTTATCGGAGGTCTTACGCTTGGCATTGGAGCTATAGTGATAGGAGGTCGTGTCCTCCAGACCGTCGGGACGGATATAGCAGAGATCTGTACCATACGTGCAATCTTCATCGAAGTGATCGTGGCAATCATCGTACACGTTGCATCCCATTACGGCATACCTGTGGCACTCGGCCAGCTGGTACCGGCAGCGGTTATAGGAATCGGATGTGCCAACAATGGCATGGCTACGATGAAGAATAGGATGGTAAGACGAATTGTGGTAATGTGGGTAATATCACCACTGGTAGCAGGTCTGATGGCATATACTGCCATCAGCCTTATTTCCTGA
- a CDS encoding thioredoxin family protein, translated as MTLIELYYSDICMNCHYVRNQIIEVLPEGVMFKEINVTSSEGAERAKQLGIEEVPTITINGEVALIGRVEKDEILEELEEFL; from the coding sequence ATGACATTAATAGAGCTATATTATTCCGATATTTGCATGAACTGCCATTATGTCAGGAACCAGATAATCGAAGTTCTTCCTGAAGGAGTTATGTTCAAAGAGATCAACGTAACCAGCTCAGAAGGAGCTGAGAGAGCAAAGCAACTAGGGATAGAAGAAGTACCTACTATTACTATTAATGGGGAGGTCGCGCTGATCGGACGAGTGGAAAAGGACGAGATACTGGAGGAACTTGAAGAGTTCCTTTGA
- the pscS gene encoding O-phospho-L-seryl-tRNA:Cys-tRNA synthase, with protein sequence MYKNLSRGVESTYINLNPIQRGGVLTAEARKATLEFADGYSVCDYCFESRVDLVQNPPVRNLTADIAEFLNMDDVRFTAGCRHAKWAAMHMVTQPGDTIVLDSLAHYTSYLAAEANQLKVVEVPHSGYPEFTIDPEKYAEKFEEVERNTGSLPALALLTHVDYRYGNVADAASVGKICKEYGVPFLLNTAYSSGVMPIDGKKLGVDFLCASGHKSWAASAPMGILATTFEWNQQVFDKSTIRGDWSGRGFTKKEVALFGCSPVFGAPVMSLMASFPAVVERVKHWDEEVENARYLASQIERIEGFHQMGVKPTEHTLVAFESLPFFEAASKSKKRGYFLYHELKKRKIMGIQPGMSKSFKLNTFGLSRKQIEYVARAFLEIARKYDIPVEDEA encoded by the coding sequence ATTTATAAAAATTTGAGCAGGGGGGTTGAAAGCACATACATCAACCTGAACCCTATCCAGCGGGGAGGAGTACTTACCGCTGAAGCCAGAAAAGCAACACTTGAATTCGCAGATGGTTATTCAGTTTGTGACTACTGTTTCGAGTCAAGGGTCGATCTGGTCCAGAACCCGCCTGTAAGGAACCTTACAGCAGATATAGCAGAATTCCTGAACATGGACGACGTGAGGTTCACAGCCGGATGCCGACATGCGAAATGGGCGGCTATGCACATGGTCACACAACCCGGCGATACCATTGTACTGGATTCACTTGCACATTATACATCATACCTTGCAGCAGAAGCGAACCAGCTAAAGGTCGTAGAGGTACCGCATAGTGGCTACCCTGAATTTACTATCGATCCTGAGAAGTATGCGGAAAAGTTCGAGGAAGTAGAGCGCAATACCGGGTCACTGCCTGCGCTGGCGCTGCTGACACATGTTGACTATCGTTATGGGAATGTGGCAGATGCAGCATCCGTAGGGAAAATCTGTAAGGAATACGGCGTACCGTTCCTGCTGAACACAGCTTACTCATCAGGAGTTATGCCAATTGACGGGAAGAAACTTGGCGTTGACTTCCTTTGTGCTTCAGGACACAAAAGCTGGGCAGCATCCGCACCAATGGGAATACTTGCAACAACCTTCGAATGGAACCAGCAGGTATTCGACAAATCTACAATCAGAGGAGACTGGAGCGGACGTGGCTTCACCAAGAAGGAAGTAGCCCTGTTCGGCTGTTCTCCTGTCTTCGGAGCACCGGTAATGTCACTGATGGCATCATTCCCTGCTGTTGTGGAACGTGTGAAGCACTGGGATGAGGAAGTAGAGAATGCAAGATACCTTGCATCACAGATCGAACGTATCGAAGGATTCCACCAGATGGGTGTCAAGCCTACAGAGCATACACTTGTAGCTTTCGAATCCCTTCCGTTCTTCGAAGCTGCTTCCAAATCAAAGAAACGTGGTTATTTCCTGTACCATGAACTGAAGAAACGAAAGATAATGGGAATACAGCCGGGCATGAGCAAGAGTTTCAAACTGAATACGTTCGGGCTCAGCAGAAAGCAGATAGAATACGTTGCCAGAGCTTTCCTTGAGATCGCAAGGAAATACGACATACCGGTGGAGGATGAAGCATGA
- a CDS encoding DUF169 domain-containing protein, whose translation MKYTELTKQFRQFFELPFTPVAVKFNSNEEPDIPHPMRYCEIVRKAAAFGTSYTCSADDMSCASAELALGFTEPAYGDVYPRMKPADTKTMTVTPLDKCEFEPDVVVVVGTASKLMRVAATLSKVKGDMVNAKFKGEFAVCGECTTIPVMENKVNLSLLCSGARMFSDYRNDEIVFGFPMEAFVDLAESLKEETITKALCGCLMDDLPARLVEAILALGFTKGTDHFIGRFGDEIVRLYIPKDESGKSSSVTLHVPVKFKDADASKSSEEVATDLFEEPMNYRLRDNWVDAILLIDLHEPIRRAAMKTEKFNELVNNGIEVMLERVGKFKRKTIH comes from the coding sequence ATGAAATATACGGAACTGACAAAGCAGTTCAGGCAATTCTTTGAGTTGCCTTTTACACCGGTCGCTGTCAAGTTCAACAGTAATGAGGAGCCAGATATACCGCATCCCATGCGTTACTGTGAGATCGTGAGAAAAGCTGCAGCCTTTGGAACATCCTATACATGTTCAGCTGATGACATGTCCTGTGCAAGCGCGGAACTGGCACTGGGTTTCACAGAACCTGCTTATGGCGATGTGTATCCAAGGATGAAGCCTGCGGACACAAAGACCATGACCGTCACACCACTTGATAAATGTGAGTTCGAACCCGATGTGGTGGTGGTGGTGGGAACCGCCAGCAAGCTGATGCGTGTGGCTGCAACCCTGTCCAAAGTGAAAGGTGACATGGTGAATGCAAAGTTCAAGGGAGAGTTCGCTGTCTGTGGAGAATGTACCACCATCCCGGTAATGGAGAACAAGGTGAACCTCTCACTCCTGTGTTCCGGAGCACGCATGTTCAGCGATTACAGGAACGATGAGATCGTGTTCGGATTCCCCATGGAAGCCTTTGTTGATCTCGCTGAGTCACTGAAAGAAGAAACCATCACGAAAGCGCTTTGTGGCTGTCTTATGGACGACCTGCCGGCACGTCTGGTGGAGGCTATCCTTGCACTTGGTTTCACGAAAGGAACGGACCATTTCATCGGACGTTTCGGGGATGAGATCGTAAGGCTGTACATTCCAAAGGACGAAAGCGGGAAAAGCTCATCAGTAACCCTGCATGTTCCTGTGAAATTCAAAGATGCAGATGCATCAAAATCCTCAGAAGAAGTTGCAACCGACCTTTTCGAGGAGCCCATGAACTATCGCCTCAGGGATAACTGGGTCGATGCGATACTACTGATCGATCTGCACGAACCCATCAGGCGTGCAGCCATGAAAACTGAAAAGTTCAATGAACTCGTCAACAACGGAATAGAGGTAATGCTGGAACGTGTTGGCAAATTCAAGCGCAAGACGATACATTAA
- a CDS encoding sulfurtransferase TusA family protein, whose amino-acid sequence MTEEPIELDLRGEICPFTFVKTKLQLEELESGDNLTVIFDYPPAVSNVPKSVKNEGHTILGIDKEENNIWKVHIKKA is encoded by the coding sequence ATGACTGAAGAACCAATTGAATTAGATCTCAGGGGGGAGATTTGTCCCTTTACTTTTGTAAAAACAAAATTACAGTTAGAAGAGCTGGAAAGTGGTGATAACCTTACTGTTATCTTTGATTATCCTCCTGCAGTGTCGAATGTTCCTAAAAGTGTGAAGAACGAAGGGCATACTATTCTTGGTATCGATAAAGAAGAGAACAATATCTGGAAAGTGCATATCAAAAAAGCCTGA